From Procambarus clarkii isolate CNS0578487 chromosome 49, FALCON_Pclarkii_2.0, whole genome shotgun sequence, a single genomic window includes:
- the LOC138351253 gene encoding partner of Y14 and mago-like, which yields MCTIVKTDRHESQKKKAAAAKKKAAAADSDITKDLENVHISNTGGKQPSASDPTKRLRNLKKKLRDIEKLEKQIASGELKNPEPEQLEKVKKKDEVIQQIDDLEDELGDSH from the coding sequence GAGTCACAAAAAaagaaagcagcagcagcaaaaaagaaagctgcagcagcagactcGGATATAACGAAAGATTTAGAAAATGTGCACATTTCAAATACAGGAGGGAAGCAGCCATCTGCTTCTGATCCCACAAAACGATTACGCAATCTTAAGAAAAAGTTACGTGATATTGAAAAGTTGGAAAAACAGATTGCTAGTGGTGAACTTAAGAATCCAGAACCTGAACAACTAGAGAAGGTGAAAAAGAAAGATGAGGTAATACAGCAAATTGATGACTTAGAGGATGAACTTGGTGACTCACATTAG